The genomic interval CCAGCACCCCGGCAGCATGAGCGCATTCAGGTTTATACTGGCCGTACGCTACCTCATGCGTGCCAGGGCAAGCCCATCGCCCTTATCCGCCGCCCACGACCTATGCGCTCCACTCTCAAGAATACCGGCCTGCTCGCCGTCGGCCTCGTTGCCGGTGCCGCCGCCACGATGCAGTTTTCCGCGCTCGCCTACAAACCGGTCGAGCCGAGCATGCCGCTCGACCAGCTGCAGCAGCTCTCGCGCGTGGTCGACCTCATCCGGTCGGACTATGTCGAACCGGTCGACAGTGGCAAGCTGCTCACCGACGCCATCAGCGGCATGGTCGACTCGCTCGATCCGCACTCGGCCTACCTCGACGCCTCGGCCTACCGCGAACTGCGCGAAGGCACCGAAGGTAAATTCGTCGGCCTGGGTATCGAGATCAGCCAGAGCGACGGCGGCTATATCGAAATCGTCACGCCGATGGAGGATTCGCCCGCCGAGCGTGCCGGCATCCGCGCCGGCGACCTGATCACCCGCATCGAAGGCGTCGACGTACGTAGCCTGGCGCTGGACGAGGCGGTCAAGCGCATGCGCGGCACGCCCGGCACCCGCGTCAGGCTCACGATCGCGCGCGCCACGGCCCCGCAGCCGCTGGTGCTGACCGTCGAGCGCCAGGAAATCGTCCAGAAAAGCGTCAAGGCAAAAATCGTCGAGCCCGGCTACGGCTGGCTGCGCATCGCCCAGTTCCAGGAACCGACGGTCGACGACATGGCCGCCAAACTGGCCGAGCTGGCGCGCAAGGAACCGCAGCTGAAAGGCCTCGTGCTCGACCTGCGCAACGATCCGGGCGGCCTGCTGCAGGGTGCGATCGGCGTGGCTGCCGCCTTCCTGCCCGAAGGCGCCGAGATCGTCTCGACGAATGGCCAGCTGGTGGAAATGCGCCAGCGTTACTATGGCCGGCCGCAGGACTACATGCTGCGCAGCGGACGCGATCCGCTCTCCGCGGTGCCGGCCAGCTTCAAGTCGCTGCCGCTGGTGGTGCTGGTCAATACCGGATCGGCCTCGGCCTCCGAAATCGTCGCCGGCGCACTGCAGGACCACAAGCGCGCCACCATCGTCGGCACCCCGACCTTCGGCAAGGGCTCGGTGCAGACCATTCGTCCGGTCGGGCGCGAGGCCGCCGTCAAACTGACCACGGCGCGCTATTTCACGCCGAACGGGCGCTCGATCCAGGCACGCGGCATCGTGCCCGACCTTGCCGTCGACGAGAACGCCGACAACGACGGCCTGAATGCGCTGCGCCTGCGCGAAGCCGACCTGCAGCACCATCTGTCGGGCGACGGCGCCGAGCAAAAGACCCGCCCCGACGACATCGAGGAGCAGATGGCGCTGCTCGACGCGGCGCGCGACCGCAAGCCGCTCGCTTATGGCGGCAGCGACGATTTCCAGCTGGCGCAGGCGGTGAAGCACCTGAAGGGGCAGCCGATGCAGTTGTCGAAGCGGCAGGCGCAGACCAAGCTGGCGGGGCACAAGCCCTAGGGCGGGCACCCTGTGCCCACGCCGAAAGACGCGTCAAGTTAGCCTGCTCCGTGCCAATGTTGGCATAGACACCGTCTCCCGCCGGCTCCGCCCATCCCGACGCGTGGTCGCCCAGACAATTCCCAGCGCTACCCTGATTGTGTAGAATCGCCGTCATTCCCTGCGGAATCCCGCATATCTCCTTTGAAAGTCCCGATCATGAAATCTGTCGTCATCAGCGGCACCGGCCTGTTTACGCCTCCGTATTCCATCTCGAACGACGAGCTGGTGACGGCCTTCAATGCCTATGTCGAGCTCCATAACGCCGAACACGCCGACGCCATCGCCGCAGGCACTGTGACCGCCCTCGAGCCCTCCTCCAGCGGCTTCATCGAAAAAGCTTCCGGCATCAAGTCGCGCTACGTGATGGAAAAGGAAGGCATCCTCGACCCGGCGCACATGACCTCGCGCATTCCCGAGCGCGCCGACGAGGAGCTGTCGCTGCAGGCGGAGATGTGCGTCGCCGCGGCGAAGGACGCGCTGGCACGTGCCGGCCGCACCGCTGCCGACATCGACATGGTGCTGGTGGCCGCATCGAACATGCAGCGCGCCTACCCGGCGATGGCGGTCGAGGTGCAGGACGCGCTGGGCATCGAGGGCTTCGGTTTCGACATGAACGTGGCCTGCTCCTCGGCCACCTTCGGCATCCAGACCGCGATGGGCGCGGTCCAGACCGGCCAGGCGCGCGCGGTCCTCGTGCTGAATCCGGAAATCACCAGCGGCCACCTGAACTTCCGCGACCGCGACAGCCACTTCATTTTCGGTGATGCCTGCACCGCCATGATCATCGAAGCCGCCGACACGGCCGTGAGCGAACACCAGTTCGAGATCCTCGAATCGAAACTGAAGACGAAATTCTCGAACAACATCCGCAACAACTTCGGCTTCATGAACCGTTTCGACGTGTCGACCGTCGCCAAGGAAGACAAGCTGTTCCGCCAGCAGGGCCGCAAGGTGTTCAAGGAAGTGTGCCCGATGGCCGCCGAGATGATCAAGGACACCGTGGAAGCGGCCGGCCTCTCGATCCCGCAGGTGTCGCGCTACTGGCTGCACCAGGCCAACCTGAACATGAATTTGCTGATCGCCCGCACCCTGTTAGGGCGCGACGCCGAGCCGAGCGAGGCGCCGGTCATCCTCGACACCTACGCCAACACCTCGTCGGCCGGTTCGATCATCGCCTTCCACAAGCACCAGGACGACCTGCCACAGGGCGCGCATGGCGTGATCTGCTCGTTCGGCGCCGGCTACTCGATCGGCTGCGTGGTCGTGCGCAAGAAGTAATCCCCGCAGTCTCCGGGCACGCCAGCCGCGTGCCCGGCTCCTCCTCCTTCCCCGCCTTTTTCTTCCCCCGCTTTTCGCGCTGCAGCGCAGCATCGAAACCTGCGCACGGTTGAGCTGAACATTAAAATAATATAAATAGTTTCTGATAATATTTGCCGATCCGCACTTCCTTCTGCAGTCCAACAACAATCATTGGGAGAAGTCGTCATGGGCAAGATCATCGAAACACCGGTACTGCAAACGGAGTCGCGTCAGCTCATCGTCGGCACGGCGGACCTGCACGGCCTCCACCGCAAGCTGGTCGGGCTGGCGCTGCTGCTGTTATTGGCCCATTGCGGCGCCATGGCACTGAAATACTACGGCGGCAATGACATGGCCTTTGGCCTGGTGCCGCTGTTCGACTTCTACGAAGAGCACAACGCGCCCACCTATTTCTCGTCGCTGAACCTGCTCATTACCTCGGCCCTGCTGTTCGCGATCTCGCGCCTGACCGATGGCGGCGGCGCGGCGCAGGCCAAAAAGCACGGACACGCCTGGCGCATTCTGGCGGCCGGTTTCCTGTTCATGTCGGTGGACGAATTCGCCGACCTGCGCATGATCCTGTCGAAGGCGACGAAGGCGGTGGCAGGCATCAATGTCGAGGCGGTGCCGCTGCTGTCGGTGGCGTGGACGGTGCCGGTGGCGGCCGTGGTGGCGCTGCTGGCCGTGTATTTCATTCCCTTCCTGCTGCGCCTGAAGAAGGTTTATACGATCAATTTCGCCCTGGCCGGCGCCGCCTTCGTGTTCGCGGCGATCGGCTTCGAAACCATCGAGGGCTACCACGTCGCCCAGACCCATGGCGTGCGCGACGTGACCTTCATGCTGATGGTGACGTTAGAAGAGACGATGGAAATCTTCTCGATCCTCTACTTCCAGTACTTCCTGCTCCGCTACATCAACGAATACCACCGCAGTGTCTATCTGCGCCTGAATTATTGAGGCGGCAGGAGACCACCGCCACGGTAAGTAGGGTGGAGGTGGCCGGCGAGGCTCCTGACTCCACGCGGTACGGTGTCCGCCTCGCCGCACGGCATGCGCGATACCTGCCGCCGGCATCGCCTACAAGCGCGCTCCCAGCTCCGCCCCCTCGCGAATGGCGCGCTTGGCATCGAGTTCGGCCGCCAGCACGGCGCCGCCGATCTTGTGGAAGGCCGTGGCGGGCGTGACCTCGCCCGCCGTCAGCTCGTCCAGGCTTTCCTGGCCGGCGCAAATGACGACATTGTCCACTTCCAGCAGGCGCTGCTCGCCGCCCACCGTGATGTGCAGGCCGGCGTCGTCGATGCGGTCGTACTGCACCCCCGCCAGCATCTGCACGCCGCCGCGTACCAGCGTGGCACGGTGCACCCAGCCCGAGGTTTTACCGAGACCGGCACCCGGACGCGTGGTCTTCCTCTGCAACAGGTGGATCTGGCGGTAGGGGCTGGGCCGGCGCCGGCTTCACCAGGCCGCCTTCGACTGTCGCGTCCAGGTCGACGCCCCACTCCGCCGTCCAGGTCGACACCGGCAACGGCAGCGCGTGCGCCGGGTCGTGCAGCAGGAATTCGCCGGTATCGAAGCCGATGCCGCCGGCACCGATGATCGCCACCCGCTTGCCGACCGGTTTTTTATCGCGCAGGACGTCCAGGTAGGACAGCACTTTCGGGTGGTCGATGCCGGGAATCGCGGGCATGCGCATGCGCACGCCGGTAGCGACGATGACGTCGTCGAAGCCGGCCGCCAGCAACTCCTCGCGCGTGACGCGCCGGTTCAACTGGACGTCGACGCCCGTCAATTCCAGCTTACGGCCGAAATAGCGGATGGTTTCGGCAAATTCCTCCTTGCCGGGGATCTGCATGGCGACCTTGAACTGGCCGCCGATGCTGTTCGACGCGTCGAACAGGGTCACGGCGTGGCCACGCTCGGCCGCCACCGTCGCCGCCGACAAGCCGGCCGGTCCCGCGCCGACCACGGCGATCTTGCGTGGCTTACCCGTTTTCGCGTACACGAGTTCCGTTTCGTGGCAGGCGCGCGGATTGACCAGGCAGCTGGCGCGCTTGTTCGAGAAGGTGTGGTCCAGGCAGGCCTGGTTGCAGCCGATGCAGGTGTTGATTTCGTCGGTACGGCCGCTGGCGGCCTTGATGACGAAGGCCGGATCGGCCAGGAAGGGACGCGCCATCGACACCATGTCGGCGTCGCCGCGCGCGATGATGTCTTCCGCCTCGCCCGGCATGTTGATGCGGTTCGAAGCCACCACCGGGATGCCGACCTCGCGCTTCAGGCGCCCGGCCACGCTGGCAAAGGCGGCGCGCGGCACCGAGGTGACGATGGTCGGCACGCGTGCTTCGTGCCAGCCGTAACCCGTGTTCAGGATCGTGACGCCAGCCGCTTCCAGCGCCCGCGCCACCGTCGCTACTTCTTCCCAGGTATTGCCGCCTTCGACCAAGTCGAGCACCGAGTGGCGGTACATGATGATGAAGTCGCGCCCGACGGCGGCGCGGATGCGGCGCACGACCTCGACGGCCAGGCGCATGCGGTTCTCGATCGGCCCGCCCCAGCGGTCCTGGCGTTGATTGACGCGCGCGCACAGGAACTGGTTCAACAGGTAGCCTTCACTGCCCATCACCTCGATGCCGTCGTAGCCGGCCGTTTTCGCCAGTTTCGCGCAGCGCACATAGGCACGGATGGTGGCCTCGATGCCGCGCTCGTCGAGTTCGCGCGGCTTGAATTTCGAGATCGGCGACTTCACCGGCGAGGCCGAGACCACGAAAGGCTGGTAGCCATAACGGCCGGCGTGCAGGATCTGCATCAGGATCTTGCCGCCCTCTTCGTGCACGGCGCGGGTGACGCGGCGGTGGTTCGGCACGTCGCCCAGCATGTTCAGGGTGCCGCCGAAGGGCAACAGCCAGCCTTGCCGGTTCGGAGAAATGCCGCCGGTGACGATCAGGCCGACGCCGCCGGCCGCGCGCTCGCGGTAAAAGGCGGCCAGCTTGCCGTAGTTATAAAACCGGTCTTCGAGGCCGGTGTGCATCGAACCCATGATGACGCGGTTCTTCAGCGTCGTGAAACCGAGGTCGAGGGGCTGGAGCAGGTGGGGGTAGGCAGTGTTTTTCATCACGGCATTAAACCGTGAATCTGTGGAGTCGGGGTTCTAAACGTAGAGTGGGGCCACGGTATGTGCGGGTGAATATGCGCTATCACCGCGTGGGCTCGAGAGCCTCGCCGGCCGCGCCCACCCTACGAAAAGCGCATCGCATGGGTGTTGTAGGGTGGGCTCTTGAGCCCACGCGGTCGTGCCTCTACAGATCCGCGAAGCAGGTCGACAAAGGCGTCAGACGAGATGACTCTCCGGCGCCCGCAGTTCCGCATACTGCTCGATGCTGCCGATCCGTACCGTGACCGGATTCAGGCTGGCGTTCGGCGACATCGAGCGCCAGGCGAACTGCCATTCCTGCTCGCGCGCCTGCGCCGCGCTCTTGGTGAACGCCGCGCCCAGCGGCGAGCGCCTGCCGTATTCGATGGCACCGTCGATGCCGGCCCAGTTGGGCAGCGTGCGCTGCACCGCGCGGTGCAGGCGTTCGCCGAATTCCTCGGTGTTGTGGATCACCAGGCAGCAGTCGGCCGGCGCCAGAACGTCGAACAGGGTCTTGTTCCAGGCGCTCGAAAACGACAGGGTCAGGAAACCGCCGGCGGGCACCAGGCGGAACTGGCCGGCCTTGAGGGCTTCTTCCAGTTCGTCGCGCATGCCGTAGCGGTGCAGGGTGGGTGGGCGCTGGTAGTCGTGCATGTGGTACTCGATTCTGTGGTTAGGTGCGGCGCGAGCCGGGCGCAAGGCTGGCGTCGTGCATGATGCGCATGAAGCGCGAGGCGATGAAAATCTCGCGCAGGAAGAACATGAAGCTGCTGATCAGGGCGATCATCGCCAGCACGAACGAGGCCGCGATGTATTTATCGAGACTGATGTTGGTCGAGTCGCCCAGGAACAGCATCGCAATCACGACGCAGACCAGGAAGCCGCAACTGGTGCTGGAGGTGATCGCGTAGTTGATCAGGTGCGAGCGGGTGTACAGCACTTCGAGTTCGTCGGTGTACTCGTCGTTGGCGGCAATGCGCAGGCGGTCTTCCAGCACCCGGGTGCGGTCGATGATGCGCGCCAGGCGGTTGGTCAGCACCGTCAGCTTGGTCGCCACCCCGGTCAGCAGGAACACGGGCGCGATCGCCAGCTGGATCATGTGGCCGATGTCGCTAATCTGGATATTCATGGGAACACGTGGCGTTGTTGTGTATGTGTCAGGGCTAGTGTAACAGCCGCCTGTGGGTGCGAACAGGCACCCCGGGATTATTCGAAGCGGCCCTGGCGCTTGAACTGCTCGGTCGCCGCCACCAGGGCGCGCGCGATGCCCATCTCGAGCGCGCCATGGCCCGCGTCCGGCACCATGCGCAGTTTCGCCCCCGCCCAGGCCTTGTGCAAACGGTGTGCCGACAGCGGCGGGCAGATCACGTCGTAGCGGCCCTGGACGATCACGGCCGGCAGGTGGGCGATACGGCCGATATCGCGAATCAGCTGGTCTTCCTCGAGGAAGGCGCCATGCGCCATGTAGTGCGACTCGAGCCGGCCGACACCAAGGTCGAGCGTGTCGGACGGCTGCTCTTCCTCTTGCGGCAGCAGGAACACGCGGCGCCCCTCGAAGCGGCTCCAGGCGCGCGCCGCCGGCCAGTACTCGGCCGGGTCGTCGGACAGCAAGCGGCGCGTATAGGCCTGCAGCAGGTCGCCACGCTCGGCGGGTGGGATCGGCGCAATGAAATCCTCGTACAGCTCGGGATAGAACCACTCGATGCCATGCAGGAACCAGTCGACCTCGGCGCGGGTGCACAGGAAAATCCCGCGCAGCACGAAACCAAGGCAGCGCTGGGGATGGGCCTGGCCATACGCCAGCGCCAGCGTCGAGCCCCAGGAGCCGCCGAACACCAGCCAGCGGTCGATGCCGAACATGACGCGCAGGCGTTCGATGTCCTCGATCAGCAATTGGGTCGTGTTGTTGCGCCACTCGCCCAGCGGCGTCGACTTGCCGGCGCCACGCTGGTCGAACAGGATGATGCGGTAAGCGTGCGGATCGAAGAAGCGGCGATGCTGGGGCGACAGCCCGGCGCCCGGGCCGCCGTGCAGGAACACCACCGGAATGCCGTTCGGGTTGCCCACCTCTTCCCAGTAGATCGTATGCAGTTCGTCGACGGCCAGCATGCCGTGGCGCAGGGGTTGGATCGGCGGGAACAGCGAGGGCGGGGTGGCGGGCATGGCGGCTCTCTTGAAGGTCGAACAACGATTGTAGCCTACCGCCCCGCCCTTTCAGAAGAAGGTATTGAACGCCGCGCGCACCCCGTAATCGTCGTCCACGCCCAGCAGCAGCGGCCACTTGTCGAAGGTGGTGCAGGGGTGGGAGATGCCACAACCGACCAGGTCGCCGACCGCCAGTTCGCTGCACAGCGGATGGCCCTCAGGCAGGCGCAGGTAGGCGTGCTGGTCGTTCAGCTTGACGATGGCACAGCCGGGCGGCAGCGCGTGGGGCGTGCCGGGACCGGGGCGGTGGTGCACCAGCGGGCGCGGCAGATCGGCGTCGTAGGACGCGTCGCGCTTGCCCATGGTCAGAATCGCAAGCGTGGGCTCGGGGCGCGACTGCACCATGGACCACACTTCCAAGGCCGGACGCAGGCCGTCGCCCTCTTCTTCGCGCACGTTGAGTTCCTCCAGCATGTGTTCATAGGTGCCGTGGTCGCTGGTCAGATAGCAGCCGCTGCGCAGCACGATGCGTAGCGGCCGCGACAGGGCCGGGGCACGGGCCAGGCCGCGCGCGACCA from Massilia sp. Se16.2.3 carries:
- a CDS encoding S41 family peptidase — protein: MRSTLKNTGLLAVGLVAGAAATMQFSALAYKPVEPSMPLDQLQQLSRVVDLIRSDYVEPVDSGKLLTDAISGMVDSLDPHSAYLDASAYRELREGTEGKFVGLGIEISQSDGGYIEIVTPMEDSPAERAGIRAGDLITRIEGVDVRSLALDEAVKRMRGTPGTRVRLTIARATAPQPLVLTVERQEIVQKSVKAKIVEPGYGWLRIAQFQEPTVDDMAAKLAELARKEPQLKGLVLDLRNDPGGLLQGAIGVAAAFLPEGAEIVSTNGQLVEMRQRYYGRPQDYMLRSGRDPLSAVPASFKSLPLVVLVNTGSASASEIVAGALQDHKRATIVGTPTFGKGSVQTIRPVGREAAVKLTTARYFTPNGRSIQARGIVPDLAVDENADNDGLNALRLREADLQHHLSGDGAEQKTRPDDIEEQMALLDAARDRKPLAYGGSDDFQLAQAVKHLKGQPMQLSKRQAQTKLAGHKP
- a CDS encoding beta-ketoacyl-ACP synthase III, which produces MKSVVISGTGLFTPPYSISNDELVTAFNAYVELHNAEHADAIAAGTVTALEPSSSGFIEKASGIKSRYVMEKEGILDPAHMTSRIPERADEELSLQAEMCVAAAKDALARAGRTAADIDMVLVAASNMQRAYPAMAVEVQDALGIEGFGFDMNVACSSATFGIQTAMGAVQTGQARAVLVLNPEITSGHLNFRDRDSHFIFGDACTAMIIEAADTAVSEHQFEILESKLKTKFSNNIRNNFGFMNRFDVSTVAKEDKLFRQQGRKVFKEVCPMAAEMIKDTVEAAGLSIPQVSRYWLHQANLNMNLLIARTLLGRDAEPSEAPVILDTYANTSSAGSIIAFHKHQDDLPQGAHGVICSFGAGYSIGCVVVRKK
- a CDS encoding DUF2721 domain-containing protein, with product MNIQISDIGHMIQLAIAPVFLLTGVATKLTVLTNRLARIIDRTRVLEDRLRIAANDEYTDELEVLYTRSHLINYAITSSTSCGFLVCVVIAMLFLGDSTNISLDKYIAASFVLAMIALISSFMFFLREIFIASRFMRIMHDASLAPGSRRT
- the pip gene encoding prolyl aminopeptidase; the encoded protein is MPATPPSLFPPIQPLRHGMLAVDELHTIYWEEVGNPNGIPVVFLHGGPGAGLSPQHRRFFDPHAYRIILFDQRGAGKSTPLGEWRNNTTQLLIEDIERLRVMFGIDRWLVFGGSWGSTLALAYGQAHPQRCLGFVLRGIFLCTRAEVDWFLHGIEWFYPELYEDFIAPIPPAERGDLLQAYTRRLLSDDPAEYWPAARAWSRFEGRRVFLLPQEEEQPSDTLDLGVGRLESHYMAHGAFLEEDQLIRDIGRIAHLPAVIVQGRYDVICPPLSAHRLHKAWAGAKLRMVPDAGHGALEMGIARALVAATEQFKRQGRFE